In a genomic window of Candidatus Cloacimonadota bacterium:
- a CDS encoding C25 family cysteine peptidase, with translation MKRTLLLTGLLALCGLAFGLSLNLDVDPAAWTGSTRGVETAPMLEPGVPALNYLPVRVLLPFGEKVLNVSVSLAEPQLQSEKAEPGFVHAQQKTSQPQPDTTQPDPAIWNADKAWPSEDFSYLGTQSMRGYQIAVINIYPYKYNPVKKQVLASSQVQIEIETTFDAAKARSAANFFAPARGSADLQEFVLNPEAAGSYQSSYSYRDHAPQSRLIDLSVPKKMIIITSAASAANFANYIQWRDAQSVSTGLFSTADIYAAYPGEDNAEKLRNFISDAYQTWSTTATPLEYVILGGDDEIVPERGCYGQVGNTVDARMPTDIYFSNLDGTWNADGDNIWGETTDNVDMLPEVHIGRFPAETAEEFANIIRKTQYYVNYNTFSNNIAVMFGENLNNNPLTWGGDYKDDVANHIPESYFLRTMYQRDGTYSDQGVWHAINQGAHVMNHMGHANETFLLGQGNNTIEQLENTEYGFLYTQGCYPAAFDQRTSGDGESIAEHMSTTDGGVFAFIGNTRYGWYAPGSINGASQFYDREYFIGLYETLNTRFGQALSYSRLQNLNAALSNDVMRWCYYEVVLFGDPSIELKYPDPSLPLLTLEDYSISDIEGDGDGSINPGEILRIHPVIRNHQDWATAYNVSVTLQNAPAGVELLNGTQTIPQILPGQTSPDHFFIRVQLDPDISYGIYQMQLALDSVHPATNLSTGQRKFDISFEITMVDNRYPWDCQIQTKSAPMVHDFNRDGSPDIMYLDVQGRAYYINNLGDDFGGWFTPPQQEIMRSAAMGDITGDGASEIVYTSRAGRVLASTLAGVPVFDYDAGSQLLFSPVIATLDASGTDKVLAHALNGDLHAINPDGSPVAGFPVNLGSAYFTEIAAADLDGDCVMEIIAGTTDGNLHVLDGTGSPKPGFPVATNGSITGAPTVLDNGRIALGTNTRLLLVAPTGEILVSKGIPAAMASSPVLADLNGDEELEIVFVTISGILCAVDQNGDYLSGFPLNVGAVCNTPPLIANLDDDPAPEILVSSNINSVYAYNPDGSSLDGFPFITSFNGTTPGTICDLDNDGMLKLVSGYSTGVLVMNLRRAAGGCLPWATYRGSLKRQGSHAAACYLPNSDPAVPALTNKLAQNYPNPFNPSTTISFQIAQESEARLAVFNLKGQLVRELSSGQLAKGDHSVLWDGRDASGNAVASGLYFYRLQTRAASLTRRMLLLK, from the coding sequence ATGAAAAGAACGCTTTTACTGACAGGGCTTTTGGCCCTTTGCGGGCTGGCCTTCGGGCTGAGCCTGAACCTGGATGTTGACCCTGCCGCGTGGACCGGATCCACCCGTGGTGTTGAGACCGCGCCCATGCTGGAACCCGGCGTGCCGGCGCTGAACTATCTGCCGGTGCGGGTGCTGCTGCCCTTCGGCGAAAAAGTGCTGAACGTTAGTGTGAGCCTGGCCGAACCACAGCTGCAAAGCGAAAAGGCCGAGCCCGGTTTCGTTCACGCGCAGCAGAAGACCTCGCAACCCCAGCCCGACACCACCCAGCCGGACCCCGCGATCTGGAACGCAGATAAAGCCTGGCCCAGCGAGGATTTCAGCTATCTGGGCACCCAATCCATGCGCGGCTATCAGATCGCCGTGATCAACATCTACCCTTACAAATACAATCCCGTGAAGAAACAGGTCCTGGCCAGTTCCCAGGTCCAGATCGAGATCGAGACCACCTTTGACGCAGCCAAGGCACGCTCCGCGGCCAACTTTTTCGCCCCCGCCCGGGGCAGCGCCGATCTGCAGGAGTTTGTCCTGAATCCCGAGGCCGCGGGCAGCTATCAAAGTTCCTACAGCTACCGCGACCACGCTCCCCAGAGCCGGTTGATCGACCTCAGCGTGCCCAAAAAGATGATCATCATCACCAGCGCCGCCAGCGCCGCGAACTTCGCCAACTACATCCAGTGGCGCGACGCCCAGAGCGTGAGCACCGGCCTGTTCAGCACCGCGGACATCTACGCCGCCTATCCCGGAGAGGACAACGCGGAGAAGCTGCGCAACTTCATCAGCGATGCCTACCAAACCTGGTCCACCACCGCCACGCCTTTGGAATACGTGATCCTGGGCGGTGACGATGAGATCGTGCCCGAACGCGGCTGCTACGGCCAGGTTGGCAACACGGTGGACGCCAGAATGCCCACCGACATCTATTTCAGCAATCTGGATGGAACCTGGAACGCCGACGGAGACAACATCTGGGGCGAAACTACAGACAACGTCGACATGCTGCCGGAAGTGCACATCGGACGTTTTCCGGCCGAAACGGCGGAGGAATTTGCCAACATCATCCGCAAGACCCAATACTACGTTAACTACAACACTTTCAGCAACAACATCGCCGTGATGTTCGGCGAAAACCTGAACAACAACCCCCTCACCTGGGGCGGTGATTACAAGGACGACGTGGCCAACCATATCCCGGAAAGTTATTTCCTGCGCACCATGTACCAGCGCGATGGCACCTACAGCGATCAGGGCGTCTGGCATGCCATCAACCAGGGCGCTCACGTGATGAACCACATGGGCCACGCCAACGAGACCTTTTTACTGGGGCAGGGCAACAACACCATTGAACAGCTGGAGAACACGGAATATGGATTCCTCTACACCCAGGGTTGCTATCCCGCCGCTTTTGACCAGCGCACCAGCGGCGACGGCGAATCCATCGCCGAGCATATGTCCACCACAGACGGCGGGGTTTTCGCCTTCATCGGCAACACGCGCTACGGCTGGTACGCCCCGGGCAGCATCAACGGCGCTTCGCAGTTCTATGACCGCGAGTATTTCATCGGCCTCTATGAAACCCTGAACACCCGCTTCGGCCAGGCGCTCAGCTATTCCCGTCTGCAGAACCTGAACGCCGCGCTCAGCAACGACGTGATGCGCTGGTGCTATTACGAGGTGGTGCTGTTCGGCGATCCCTCCATCGAGCTCAAATATCCCGATCCCTCCCTGCCGCTGCTTACTTTGGAGGACTACAGCATCTCCGACATCGAAGGCGACGGCGACGGCAGCATCAACCCCGGCGAGATCCTGCGCATCCACCCCGTGATCCGCAACCATCAGGACTGGGCGACAGCCTACAACGTGAGCGTGACCCTGCAAAACGCTCCGGCAGGAGTGGAGTTGCTGAACGGCACCCAGACCATCCCGCAGATCCTGCCCGGACAGACCAGCCCAGACCATTTTTTCATCCGCGTACAGCTTGACCCCGACATCAGCTACGGCATCTACCAGATGCAGCTGGCGCTGGATTCGGTGCATCCGGCCACCAATCTCAGCACCGGCCAGCGCAAATTTGACATCAGCTTCGAGATCACCATGGTGGACAACCGCTACCCCTGGGATTGCCAGATCCAAACCAAATCCGCGCCCATGGTGCACGATTTCAACCGCGACGGCAGCCCCGACATCATGTATCTGGACGTGCAGGGCCGGGCCTATTACATCAACAACTTGGGCGACGATTTCGGCGGCTGGTTCACCCCGCCGCAACAGGAGATCATGCGCAGCGCCGCCATGGGCGACATCACCGGCGACGGCGCTTCCGAAATCGTTTACACCAGCCGCGCAGGACGCGTTCTGGCCTCCACTTTGGCCGGCGTTCCGGTCTTTGATTACGACGCCGGCAGCCAGCTGCTGTTCAGCCCGGTGATCGCCACCCTCGACGCTTCCGGCACGGACAAGGTGCTGGCGCACGCCCTCAACGGCGATCTGCATGCCATCAACCCCGACGGCAGCCCAGTGGCGGGATTTCCCGTGAACCTCGGTTCCGCCTACTTCACAGAGATAGCGGCGGCAGACCTCGATGGCGACTGCGTGATGGAGATCATCGCCGGCACCACCGATGGCAACCTGCACGTTCTGGACGGCACGGGCTCTCCCAAACCAGGATTTCCCGTGGCCACCAACGGCTCCATCACTGGCGCGCCGACCGTTCTGGACAACGGCAGGATCGCGCTGGGAACAAACACCCGGCTGCTTCTGGTTGCGCCCACCGGAGAGATCCTGGTGAGCAAGGGGATCCCGGCCGCGATGGCTTCCAGCCCTGTGTTGGCGGACCTCAACGGTGACGAGGAACTGGAGATCGTTTTTGTGACCATCAGCGGGATCCTCTGCGCGGTGGACCAGAACGGCGACTACCTGAGCGGATTTCCCCTGAACGTTGGCGCTGTCTGCAACACCCCGCCCCTGATCGCGAACCTGGATGACGATCCCGCCCCGGAGATCCTCGTCTCCAGCAACATCAACTCCGTCTATGCCTACAACCCCGACGGATCCAGCCTGGACGGCTTCCCCTTCATCACTTCCTTCAACGGCACCACCCCCGGCACCATCTGCGATCTGGACAACGACGGCATGCTAAAGCTGGTGAGCGGTTACTCCACCGGAGTGCTGGTGATGAATCTACGCCGCGCCGCCGGAGGCTGCCTGCCCTGGGCCACCTACCGCGGTTCCCTCAAACGCCAGGGCAGCCACGCCGCGGCCTGCTATC